The Oncorhynchus masou masou isolate Uvic2021 chromosome 6, UVic_Omas_1.1, whole genome shotgun sequence genome has a window encoding:
- the podxl2 gene encoding podocalyxin-like protein 2 has translation MAGLHRTRIFGSITLLFLLSCDTLLSDGPPTLLSTFQPSPLSLIDLDLDVEEQPEMMTVPGTPTTVPGLTSQGRETSQQDTSQESSGFFSEDGEDNKPLQSSVNLWDDVRDQVNIPGLDRKSLRGYSQTLSQSFTSPMEEPRQGNHTSPFMTAMENLERELWEMERESSGLPIEPGYAQDQGLSTTTTIPAADPVVPVDSTTLDPQYVPVHGGQESPPGDTVEVEVAEEEEETDGEMKRESPTTEPDVSIATSRPTLPEVGLFPSFGPLQPDNIHTEDREEVVEEEDEEEEETVVLGGPGSDRGRGGSISPLTTVPSASLAPTVGFTEDSWDRLEDGREGQEEEERRQEEQEVKNGTELLTEILHGAHFSQEIQQVICVDWSDLAGKGYIILNMSDSVDCDEFRVESGDRLLELLETAFSRKMDSPQGSWLISLSKPTMQDHQLLITLASEHGVIATKDVLSMLGEIRKGLHEIGIQSYSSASTCHSRPSQTRSDYGKLFVVLVIIGSICVVIIASGLIYICWQRRLPKLKTRTRGEELHFVENGCHDNPTLDVTSDGGQPEMQEKKHHHYQHANGLTAGTGSGGVVGGEGGSSGWQVLVNKPGGKEEDNMEEDTHL, from the exons GCTCCATCACACTGTTGTTCCTGTTGTCATGTGACACCCTGTTGAGTGATGGACCACCCACTTTGCTGTCCACCTTCcagccctctcctctgtccctcattGACCTGGATCTAGATGTGGAGGAGCAGCCTGAGATGATGACCG TTCCAGGCACCCCCACCACGGTACCAGGCCTAACCTCCCAGGGACGGGAGACCTCCCAGCAGGACACGTCCCAGGAGTCCTCAGGGTTCTTCAGTGAGGACGGTGAAGACAACAAGCCTCTCCAGTCCTCTGTTAATCTCTGGGACGATGTCAGAGACCAAGTCAACATCCCTGGTCTAGACAGGAAGTCCCTCAGAG GTTACAGTCAAACCCTCTCCCAGTCTTTCACCTCTCCTATGGAGGAACCCAGACAGGGGAACCACACTTCTCCTTTCATGACTGCGATGGAGAACCTGGAGCGGGAGttatgggagatggagagagagtccAGCGGCCTCCCCATAGAGCCTGGCTATGCCCAGGACCAGGgcctgtctaccaccaccaccatccctgcTGCTGACCCGGTGGTTCCTGTAGACTCCACCACCTTAGACCCACAATATGTCCCTGTACACGGGGGCCAGGAATCACCTCCTGGGGACACAGTGGAGGTAGAGGTagctgaggaggaagaggagacggatggggagatgaagagggagagtcCCACCACTGAGCCTGACGTCTCCATCGCCACCTCAAGACCCACCCTCCCAGAGGTGGGTCTCTTCCCCAGCTTTGGGCCCCTCCAGCCGGACAACATTCATACAGAAGAccgggaggaggtggtggaggaagaggatgaagaggaagaggagacagtggTCCTTGGAGGACCTGGGAgtgacagggggagaggagggtccATCTCTCCCCTGACCACGGTCCCCTCTGCTTCTTTGGCCCCCACAGTCGGCTTCACAGAGGACTCCTGGGATCgtctggaggatgggagggaggggcaggaggaggaggagaggaggcaggaggagcaGGAGGTTAAAAATGGAACAGAGCTGTTAACAGAGATCCTCCATGGTGCACACTTCTCACAGGAGATACAGCAG GTGATCTGTGTGGACTGGAGCGATCTGGCTGGGAAGGGCTACATCATCCTCAACATGTCAGACAGCGTTGACTGT GATGAGTTCCGTGTGGAGAGTGGGGACCGGCTCCTGGAGCTACTAGAAACAGCCTTCTCTAGGAAGATGGACAGTCCTCAGGGCTCCtggctcatctctctctctaaacccacCATGCAGGACCACCAGCTGCTCATCACACTGGCCAGCGAACACG GAGTTATTGCCACCAAGGATGTGCTGTCGATGTTAGGTGAGATAAGGAAAGGTTTACACGAG ATTGGTATCCAGAGCTACAGCAGTGCTAGCACCTGTCACTCCAGACCCAGTCAGACGCGGAGTGACTACGGGAAGCTGTTTGTGGTCCTGGTGATCATAGGTTCTATCTGTGTGGTCATCATCGCCTCTGGTCTAATCTATATCTGCTGGCAGAGACGCCTGCCTAAGCTGAAGACTAGG ACTCGAGGTGAGGAGCTCCATTTTGTGGAAAACGGCTGCCATGACAACCCCACCCTCGACGTGACGAGTGACGGGGGACAGCCGGAGATGCAGGAGAAGAAACATCACCATTACCAACACGCTAACGGACTGACGGCTGGGACCGGGTCTGGGGGGGTGGtcgggggggagggagggagtagtggCTGGCAGGTCCTGGTCAACAAACctggagggaaggaagaggaTAATATGGAAGAGGACACACACCTTTAG